In one window of Photorhabdus laumondii subsp. laumondii DNA:
- a CDS encoding IS4-like element ISPlu9 family transposase has protein sequence MFSTSAEQWANDTFQHAELGDKRRTNRLVKVACSLANHIGQSLVQSLDSPADVEAAYRLTRNSAIAPQAIAEAGFTATVAHAQRYHCLLALEDTTTLSFSHASVADELGYTTSKEKSRGMQAHSVLLFAPEEQQVVGLIEQQRWCRDVSDYGKSRQRDTRPYEGKESYKWERASQAVDSRLGEQMANVISVCDREADIIEYLRYKTSQKQRFVIRSMQNRRIEESQDKLYDFISRLQSAGERLVQVRQKGGRQARVAHCDISYAEVTLKIPEGKSGEAVRIFYVGCYEKGPEDGLCWHLLTSEPVNSQEDAHKIFSYYERRWLIEEFHKAWKTGGTQVEALRMQSKDNLERMIVLLAFIAVRIHQLRFMGLNKEEAEKESCETVLSPLAWKLLWSKQEKRRVPKKAPSLHWAFINLGKLAGWYDSKRTGRVGWERLWEGWFRLQTLIDGYLLAKSVDLEI, from the coding sequence ATGTTTTCAACCAGCGCCGAACAATGGGCAAATGACACGTTTCAACATGCGGAATTAGGTGATAAACGCCGTACCAACCGCCTGGTGAAAGTGGCCTGTTCGTTGGCTAACCATATAGGACAATCGCTCGTGCAATCTCTTGACTCTCCTGCCGATGTTGAAGCGGCCTACCGACTGACCCGAAATTCCGCCATTGCGCCTCAGGCCATCGCCGAAGCCGGATTTACCGCCACCGTCGCTCACGCTCAACGTTATCATTGCCTGTTAGCGCTGGAAGACACGACAACCCTGTCATTTTCCCATGCGTCGGTCGCCGATGAACTCGGCTATACCACCTCAAAGGAAAAATCCCGGGGCATGCAGGCACACTCGGTGTTGTTATTTGCGCCTGAAGAACAACAGGTCGTGGGGTTGATAGAGCAACAGCGCTGGTGTCGAGATGTCAGTGATTATGGCAAAAGCCGACAACGCGATACACGCCCTTATGAAGGGAAAGAGAGTTATAAGTGGGAACGGGCCTCACAAGCCGTCGACAGCCGGTTAGGGGAGCAGATGGCCAACGTGATTTCTGTCTGTGACCGTGAAGCCGATATCATCGAATATCTGCGTTATAAAACGAGCCAAAAACAACGTTTCGTCATCCGTTCGATGCAAAACCGGCGTATAGAGGAAAGTCAGGATAAACTTTATGACTTTATTAGCCGGTTACAGAGTGCTGGAGAACGATTAGTTCAGGTCAGACAGAAAGGCGGGCGTCAGGCGCGTGTCGCGCATTGTGATATCAGTTATGCCGAAGTGACGTTGAAAATCCCCGAAGGAAAAAGCGGTGAGGCGGTGCGGATATTTTATGTCGGTTGCTACGAAAAAGGTCCGGAGGATGGGCTTTGCTGGCATCTTCTGACCTCCGAACCCGTCAACAGTCAGGAAGACGCCCATAAAATATTCAGTTATTACGAGCGCCGCTGGCTGATAGAAGAATTTCACAAAGCGTGGAAAACGGGCGGCACGCAGGTAGAAGCGCTGCGTATGCAAAGCAAAGATAATCTGGAGCGCATGATAGTGCTGCTGGCCTTTATTGCGGTACGAATACACCAGCTGCGTTTTATGGGTCTGAACAAAGAAGAGGCAGAGAAAGAGAGCTGTGAGACAGTATTAAGCCCCCTGGCGTGGAAATTACTGTGGTCAAAACAAGAAAAACGCCGTGTGCCGAAAAAAGCCCCGAGTTTGCATTGGGCCTTCATCAATCTGGGAAAACTGGCCGGCTGGTACGATTCCAAACGCACGGGTCGAGTCGGATGGGAACGACTTTGGGAAGGCTGGTTTCGGCTGCAAACCCTGATAGACGGCTATTTGCTGGCTAAATCAGTTGATTTGGAGATCTGA